The Mycobacterium avium subsp. avium genomic sequence GCCGGTGGATCCGTCGGCCGCGCCGCGCCCGGCCATGACCCCCGAGCTGGCCGGCCACGTGTCGCACCACTTGTCGCACGCCTACACGGCCGTCTTCGTGCTGGCCGTCGTGCTGGTGGCCTGCACCATCATTCCGGCGTCCTTCCTCCCCCGGAAGCCGCCGAGCCCGCCCGCCGGCGACTGACCCGGTCAGCCGGCGAACAGCATCGTCGCGATCCGCCGGACCGTGTCCATCGGGTCGGCCGCCCGGACCGCGGCGTCGACGGCGTCGTTGAGCCACAGCGTGGCGAAACCGTGCACCAGCGACCACGCCGCCAGTTCGGCGCCGCCCGGGTCGGCCCGGGCGTGCGGGTCGCGCAACGTCGCCACGCCGCGGGAAAGCTCCGCGCCGGCCGCCGCCTCGGCGGCGGCCAGGCCGCCGTCGGACGCATCGAGCAGCGACCTGTTGAACATCACCTGGTAGTGGCCGGGGTGGTCGAGGGCGAACCGCACATACGCCAGGGCGGCATCGGCGAAATCGCCCCGCGCGTCGGCCAGCGCCTGGGTCAACAGCTCAAAGCCCTGGGTGGCCAGCGCCGTGAACAGCCCGCGCCGATCGGTGAAGTGATGCGCCGGCGCGGCGTGCGAGACGCCGGCGCAGCGGGCCAGCTCGCGCAGCGAGACGCGCTCGGCGCCGCGCTCGGCCACCAGCCGCGCGGCTTCGGCCAGGATCACCGCGGGCAGGTCGCCGTGGTGGTAGCTGTGGCGAGTCATCCGGCCAGCATACCGCCTATCTTGACAATGACTAGATACCGAGGGTAGCTTCGGCGGTCTGAGCTCTTGTCAGTGTCTAGATTGCGGGAGGTTGGGATGGCGCCGTTGATCACCCTGGTGGTGGGCAGCCTGGTGGCGTGGGTGGTGGGCCGACTGGGCGTGGGCTACGTCGACGGTTGGGCCCCGGCGCTGGCCGTCGGACTGGCCGCGATGTTCGTGCTGACCGGGATCGCGCACTTCGCGCCGCCACTGCGCGCGGACCTGGTCGCCATCGTTCCGCCCCGGTTGCCCGCACCCGGCCTGCTGGTCAGTCTCACCGGGGTGCTCGAGCTGCTGGGCGCGCTCGGCCTGTTGCTGCCGGCAACCCGGGCGGCCGCGGCCGGCTGCCTGCTGGTGTTGATGCTGGCCATGTTCCCGGCCAACATCCACGCCTCGCGGATGCCCGACCCGCCCAAATCGATGACGACCCGACTACCCCTGCGGATCGGGATGGAGATCGTCTTTCTGGCCGCCGCCGTAGCGGTCGCCCTCGGCGGCCGCTAGCAGCCACGCGTACTGGTAGGCGGTTTCCTCCCATGCCTTGTAGCGGCCGCTGACGCCACCGTGCCCGGCGTTCATCTGGGTCTTCAACAGGAACGGGCCGCCGGCCGGGTTGGCATGCCGCAGTGCGGCAACCCATTTCGCCGGCTCCACGTAGTACACCCTGGTGTCGTTGAGCGACGTCATCGCCATGATCGCCGGATACCGCCTGGCCTCGACGTTCTCATAGGGCGAGTAGGACTTCATGTAGAAGTAGACGTCCTTGTCCGCCAGTGGGTTTCCCCATTCGTCCCACTCGGTGACGGTCAGCGGCAGCGACGGATCCAGGAT encodes the following:
- a CDS encoding TetR/AcrR family transcriptional regulator — translated: MTRHSYHHGDLPAVILAEAARLVAERGAERVSLRELARCAGVSHAAPAHHFTDRRGLFTALATQGFELLTQALADARGDFADAALAYVRFALDHPGHYQVMFNRSLLDASDGGLAAAEAAAGAELSRGVATLRDPHARADPGGAELAAWSLVHGFATLWLNDAVDAAVRAADPMDTVRRIATMLFAG
- a CDS encoding DoxX family protein, with the protein product MAPLITLVVGSLVAWVVGRLGVGYVDGWAPALAVGLAAMFVLTGIAHFAPPLRADLVAIVPPRLPAPGLLVSLTGVLELLGALGLLLPATRAAAAGCLLVLMLAMFPANIHASRMPDPPKSMTTRLPLRIGMEIVFLAAAVAVALGGR